Proteins from a genomic interval of Carcharodon carcharias isolate sCarCar2 chromosome 32, sCarCar2.pri, whole genome shotgun sequence:
- the LOC121272103 gene encoding ribonuclease P protein subunit p25-like protein: protein MQGSARDGAMENYRKIRRTEEASPLPFANLPLDIVEMRVKEGSKIRNLMGFAMGRMQLGETRQIVFSGSGRAVTKTITCVEIMKRRIRGLHQITRLRYKSLQETWEHREPREGAPNLTLLKNVPSICILLSKEPLDPGEAGYQPPDSGGGLWLEAPLGGEEDPSPSPRGVKRSLCCEGPEMVKKVTREDKQVEPPPLPNYSYLLNYQQ, encoded by the coding sequence ATGCAGGGCTCCGCGAGGGACGGCGCGATGGAGAATTACCGGAAAATCCGGCGGACCGAGGAGGCCAGCCCCCTGCCCTTCGCGAACCTGCCCCTGGACATCGTGGAGATGCGGGTGAAGGAGGGCAGCAAGATCAGGAACCTGATGGGCTTCGCCATGGGCCGGATGCAGCTGGGGGAGACCCGGCAGATCGTCTTCAGCGGCTCGGGCCGGGCGGTCACCAAGACCATCACCTGCGTGGAGATCATGAAGAGGAGGATTCGGGGTCTCCACCAGATCACCAGGCTGCGCTACAAGAGCCTGCAGGAGACCTGGGAGCACAGGGAACCCCGGGAGGGagcccccaacctcaccctcctcaaGAACGTCCCCTCCATCTGCATCCTGCTCTCCAAGGAGCCCCTGGACCCCGGTGAAGCCGGCTACCAGCCCCCGGACAGCGGGGGCGGCCTGTGGCTGGAGGCACCcctggggggggaggaggaccCCAGCCCATCCCCGAGGGGGGTCAAGCGGTCCCTGTGCTGCGAGGGCCCTGAAATGGTTAAAAAGGTCACAAGAGAAGATAAGCAAGTTGAGCCTCCTCCCTTACCCAACTACAGTTACCTACTGAACTATCAGCAGTAA